One part of the Mycobacterium marinum genome encodes these proteins:
- a CDS encoding MmpS family protein, whose product MWSRQIGLNSLPTAPILLAQSDGSTIRCRIVIDGKVKDERTSTGVNAQTFCLVKAG is encoded by the coding sequence ATGTGGTCACGGCAGATTGGTTTGAACAGTCTGCCAACGGCCCCGATATTGCTAGCCCAAAGTGATGGTTCGACGATACGTTGTCGCATTGTTATTGATGGCAAGGTCAAGGATGAACGTACGTCGACCGGTGTAAATGCGCAGACCTTTTGTCTGGTGAAGGCCGGATGA
- a CDS encoding TIGR01777 family oxidoreductase, giving the protein MGKAVVAIAGSSGLIGSALAAALRAADHRVLRIVRRTPANSEELHWNPESGEFDPDALTDVDVVINLCGVGIGRRRWSGAFKQSLRDSRITPTEVLSSAVADAGVPTLINASAVGYYGDTRDRVVDENDPAGMGFLAQLCVDWEAATLPAQYAGTRVVLARTGLVLAPAGGTLRPLRPAFSVGLGARLGSGRQYMAWISLEDEVRALLFAISNPTLSGPVNMAGPAPVTNAEFTTAFGRALNRPTPLMLPGFAARAALGEFADEGLLIGQRAIPTALEQAGFQFHHNTIGEALSYATARRDQI; this is encoded by the coding sequence GTGGGCAAAGCCGTTGTCGCCATAGCGGGTTCGTCTGGATTGATCGGCTCGGCGTTGGCAGCGGCACTACGCGCGGCCGATCACCGCGTGCTTCGGATCGTGCGCCGAACTCCGGCCAATTCCGAAGAGCTGCACTGGAACCCCGAAAGCGGCGAGTTCGATCCCGACGCACTCACCGATGTCGACGTCGTCATCAACCTGTGTGGCGTCGGCATCGGCCGCCGCCGTTGGTCAGGCGCGTTCAAACAGAGCCTGCGCGATAGCCGGATCACACCCACCGAAGTGCTCTCCAGCGCCGTCGCCGACGCCGGCGTGCCCACCTTGATCAACGCCAGCGCGGTGGGCTACTACGGGGACACCCGCGACCGGGTGGTCGACGAAAACGACCCAGCCGGAATGGGATTTCTCGCCCAGCTGTGCGTGGACTGGGAAGCCGCCACGCTACCCGCCCAATACGCCGGCACCCGGGTCGTATTGGCGCGCACCGGCCTGGTGCTGGCCCCGGCGGGAGGCACCCTACGCCCGTTGCGCCCGGCGTTCTCAGTGGGACTCGGCGCCCGGCTGGGCAGCGGCCGCCAGTACATGGCATGGATCAGCCTTGAAGACGAGGTGCGCGCGCTGCTGTTCGCCATCTCCAACCCGACGTTGTCAGGCCCGGTCAACATGGCTGGGCCCGCGCCGGTAACCAATGCCGAATTCACCACCGCCTTCGGACGCGCGTTAAACCGCCCAACCCCGTTGATGCTGCCCGGTTTCGCGGCGCGCGCCGCCCTCGGCGAGTTCGCCGACGAAGGCCTGCTGATAGGCCAACGCGCCATCCCCACCGCACTCGAGCAAGCCGGTTTCCAGTTTCACCACAACACAATTGGTGAAGCGTTGAGCTACGCCACAGCCCGCCGCGACCAGATCTAG
- a CDS encoding RND family transporter: MSSVSVDQCGGGVLAPGDGARPLLARMIRRLALPIIAVWIALIVALGVAVPSLEVVGEMRAVSSSPTDAPSIIAANKINALFTEHKADSAIMLVLEGKEPLGEDAHAYYDDLVRKFRADKEHVVGVRDYWSDPVTEAGAESSDGKFAYVQVNLMGLQGHARSIRSVKAVQRIVDSTPAPDGVTTFVTGSAALMVDQQTVGSRSMRLVELVTIGVIVVMLLVIYGSVTTALVVLVMVVLQLAAARGVVALLGYHGLVGLSTFSTNVLVTLVIAAGTDYAIFLVGRYQEARSAGQDRESAFFTMFGGTAHVVLGSGLTIAGATLCLSFTRLPYLQTLGVPLAVGMTVGVLAALTLGPALIAVTSRFGKVLEPRRQLRVRRWRKLGAAIARWPGPILITASVLALGGLLVLPGYRASFDDRNYLPKDVPANIGYAAAERGFGAARMNPDVLLVESNHDLRNSADLLVIDKIAKAIFAVEGISRVQVITRPDGKPIKHTSIPFMIGAQGSFMQLNQHYQQDRMADLLAQADEMQTSIDTMEQMTSTAAEMAETTHRLVTKTKSMVVDVEELRDAVANFEDFFHPIRSYFYWEPHCFDIPVCWSLRSIFDAIDGVDLMTGDLQEILPEMERLDELLPQMVALMPKMTQTVRNMKAMALTMYATQKSMLDQMAAASDKTNAMGKAFDASMNDDSFYLPPEVFDNEDFQRAMKNFISPDGKSVRFIISHQNDPMTPEGMARTQAIKRAATEAIKGTPLEGSKVYLAGTAAVIKDINDGNNYDLLIAAIAALSLIFLIMLNITRSAIAALVIVGSVAASLGASVGLSVLLWQHLIGIELHWLVLSMSVIVLLAVGADYNLLLVSRLKEELHAGINTAIIRTVGATGSVATSAGLVFAFTMISMAVSDLTVIAQIGTTIGMGLLFDTFVVRALMTPSIAVLLGRWFWWPHHVRPRPIPQPWPSPTPSQPTTNLTTSTP, from the coding sequence ATGAGTTCTGTTTCAGTTGACCAGTGTGGCGGGGGCGTATTGGCTCCCGGTGATGGGGCGCGGCCATTGTTGGCGCGGATGATCCGTCGGCTAGCGTTACCGATCATCGCCGTATGGATAGCCCTCATTGTGGCTCTCGGCGTCGCCGTGCCTTCATTGGAAGTGGTCGGGGAGATGCGTGCGGTCTCGTCTTCCCCTACGGACGCCCCATCGATAATCGCGGCAAATAAAATCAATGCGCTATTCACCGAACACAAAGCCGACAGCGCGATCATGCTTGTGCTGGAAGGTAAGGAACCGCTTGGCGAAGATGCCCATGCCTACTACGACGATCTAGTCAGGAAGTTCAGAGCAGACAAAGAGCACGTGGTCGGTGTGCGGGATTATTGGAGTGATCCCGTCACCGAAGCTGGCGCGGAAAGCTCCGACGGGAAGTTTGCTTACGTCCAAGTGAATCTGATGGGGCTGCAGGGGCACGCAAGGTCCATCAGATCAGTGAAAGCCGTCCAGCGCATTGTCGACAGCACACCGGCTCCGGACGGCGTCACAACCTTTGTTACCGGGTCTGCGGCGCTGATGGTTGATCAGCAGACGGTTGGCAGCCGCAGCATGCGGCTCGTCGAGTTGGTCACTATTGGGGTGATCGTTGTCATGTTGTTGGTGATCTATGGGTCGGTCACGACGGCGTTGGTGGTTTTGGTGATGGTGGTGCTGCAGTTGGCTGCGGCGCGGGGTGTGGTGGCGTTGCTTGGCTATCACGGGCTGGTGGGGCTTTCGACCTTTTCGACGAATGTGTTGGTTACGTTGGTGATTGCTGCGGGTACTGATTATGCGATCTTTCTGGTGGGTCGCTATCAGGAAGCGCGTAGTGCGGGGCAGGATCGTGAGTCGGCATTTTTCACGATGTTTGGTGGGACGGCCCATGTGGTGTTGGGTTCGGGGCTGACGATCGCGGGGGCGACGTTGTGTTTGAGCTTTACCCGGTTGCCGTATTTGCAGACGCTGGGTGTTCCGTTGGCTGTGGGTATGACGGTCGGGGTGTTGGCGGCGTTGACGTTGGGGCCGGCGCTTATTGCGGTGACGAGTCGGTTTGGCAAGGTGTTGGAACCGAGGCGGCAGTTGCGGGTGCGCAGGTGGCGCAAACTGGGTGCGGCTATTGCGCGGTGGCCGGGGCCGATTCTGATTACGGCCAGTGTGTTGGCTTTGGGGGGCTTGTTGGTCTTGCCGGGCTATCGCGCTAGTTTCGATGACCGCAATTATCTGCCGAAGGACGTACCCGCCAACATTGGGTATGCCGCCGCTGAGCGGGGGTTTGGTGCGGCGCGGATGAATCCGGATGTGCTGCTGGTTGAATCCAATCACGATCTGCGGAATTCGGCTGACTTGCTGGTGATCGACAAGATCGCCAAGGCGATTTTTGCGGTTGAGGGGATCTCTCGTGTGCAGGTCATCACCCGTCCGGACGGGAAACCGATCAAGCACACCTCGATCCCGTTCATGATTGGTGCGCAGGGTTCTTTTATGCAGCTGAATCAGCATTATCAGCAGGACCGGATGGCTGATCTGTTAGCGCAGGCCGATGAGATGCAGACCAGTATCGACACGATGGAGCAGATGACCAGCACTGCTGCTGAGATGGCAGAGACCACTCACCGACTCGTCACCAAAACAAAATCGATGGTGGTCGATGTGGAAGAGCTGCGTGATGCGGTCGCCAATTTCGAAGACTTTTTCCATCCGATCCGCAGCTATTTTTACTGGGAACCGCATTGTTTCGATATCCCGGTCTGTTGGTCGCTGCGATCGATATTCGATGCCATCGATGGTGTGGATCTCATGACCGGCGACCTGCAGGAGATCCTGCCCGAGATGGAACGCCTTGATGAGTTGCTGCCGCAGATGGTTGCACTCATGCCGAAAATGACCCAGACGGTGCGGAACATGAAAGCCATGGCGTTGACCATGTACGCCACCCAGAAAAGCATGCTGGACCAGATGGCGGCCGCATCGGACAAAACCAACGCCATGGGTAAGGCGTTCGACGCCTCGATGAACGACGACTCGTTCTACCTTCCCCCAGAAGTCTTCGACAACGAAGACTTCCAGCGCGCGATGAAGAACTTCATCTCCCCGGATGGCAAGTCGGTGCGCTTCATCATTTCCCACCAGAACGATCCGATGACGCCTGAAGGGATGGCCCGTACTCAAGCGATCAAACGAGCGGCCACCGAAGCCATCAAAGGCACACCTCTAGAAGGTTCCAAGGTCTACCTCGCCGGCACCGCCGCCGTCATCAAAGACATCAACGATGGCAACAACTACGACCTGCTGATCGCCGCCATCGCGGCACTGAGTCTGATCTTCCTCATCATGCTCAACATCACCCGCAGCGCGATCGCGGCCCTGGTGATCGTGGGCAGCGTGGCGGCATCACTGGGCGCTTCAGTGGGGTTATCGGTGCTGCTATGGCAACACCTGATCGGCATCGAACTGCACTGGCTGGTCCTGTCGATGTCAGTCATCGTCCTGCTCGCCGTCGGCGCCGACTACAACCTGCTGCTGGTCTCACGCCTCAAAGAAGAACTCCACGCCGGGATCAACACCGCGATCATTCGCACCGTAGGAGCCACCGGATCGGTGGCCACCTCGGCAGGACTCGTGTTCGCCTTCACCATGATCTCCATGGCAGTCAGCGACCTGACCGTCATCGCCCAGATCGGCACCACCATCGGCATGGGACTGCTGTTCGACACGTTCGTGGTCCGCGCATTGATGACCCCCTCCATCGCCGTCCTGCTGGGCCGCTGGTTCTGGTGGCCCCACCACGTCCGACCCCGACCCATCCCACAACCATGGCCATCACCCACACCATCACAACCCACCACCAACCTGACCACCAGCACACCCTGA
- a CDS encoding ABC transporter ATP-binding protein yields the protein MRRSQSAVEVIDLVKRRGSVTAVDGISFAVPPGGVLGLLGPNGAGKTTTVRMLATLTRPTSGAAWVAGHDVCAAPESVRREIGLTCQEATLDGLLTARENINMIGSLRGIRRKELASLTDRLLDQFSIAEFADRRVDTYSGGMRRRLDVAISLLARPQVLFLDEPTAGLDPHSRIQLWEVLRTLVDDGLTLVLTTQYLEEADRLADNIVLIDKGRVIAEGSPFELKQKAGDASIVVTVSRTEDVANVAAFLRTGAKEVRVDISARRITVATHGLLDLSDVARMLHQYAAPIEDIRLTRPSLDDVFVLLTGHHGSSSEGDSA from the coding sequence ATGCGGCGATCCCAGTCAGCGGTTGAGGTGATCGACCTCGTCAAAAGGCGCGGTTCAGTCACGGCGGTCGACGGCATCAGCTTTGCGGTGCCTCCAGGCGGTGTTCTTGGTCTGCTGGGCCCAAACGGTGCTGGCAAGACCACCACGGTGAGGATGCTGGCTACGTTGACCAGGCCGACAAGCGGCGCCGCGTGGGTCGCCGGCCACGATGTGTGCGCCGCTCCCGAGTCGGTGCGCAGAGAAATCGGATTGACATGTCAGGAAGCCACTCTCGACGGTCTCTTGACTGCTCGAGAGAACATCAACATGATCGGCAGCTTGCGCGGGATCCGCCGTAAGGAATTGGCGTCACTGACCGATCGGCTGCTAGACCAATTCTCGATCGCCGAATTTGCTGATCGACGTGTCGATACCTACTCCGGCGGAATGCGGCGGCGTCTCGATGTCGCGATAAGCCTGCTGGCCCGGCCCCAGGTGTTGTTTCTGGATGAGCCAACTGCAGGGCTGGATCCGCATAGTCGCATCCAGCTGTGGGAAGTTTTGCGCACGTTGGTCGACGATGGCCTCACGCTGGTACTGACCACCCAATACTTGGAGGAAGCCGATCGGCTTGCCGACAATATTGTCCTGATAGACAAGGGCAGGGTGATTGCAGAGGGATCTCCATTTGAGCTCAAGCAAAAGGCGGGTGACGCAAGCATTGTCGTGACTGTGTCGCGCACCGAGGATGTTGCCAATGTCGCGGCGTTCCTGCGAACGGGCGCCAAAGAGGTGCGCGTCGACATCTCCGCCCGTCGAATCACGGTCGCGACCCACGGGTTGTTGGACCTTTCGGACGTCGCCCGGATGTTGCACCAATACGCGGCGCCCATCGAGGATATCCGTCTTACGCGGCCGAGTCTTGACGACGTTTTCGTGTTGTTGACTGGGCATCACGGCAGTTCTTCGGAGGGGGACTCGGCATGA
- a CDS encoding MmpS family transport accessory protein, whose protein sequence is MLSVLRRWWIPIIMVLVIVSSTALVARIRTYFGAVPVIVTPVIFGEDPDPHNPKRVTYEVSGSGTYADINYLDPDAIPRDLNNITLPWTMTVTATAASVAPILVAQSDGSTIRCRIVIDGKVKDERTSTGVNAQTFCLVKAG, encoded by the coding sequence ATGTTGTCGGTGCTGAGGCGGTGGTGGATACCTATTATTATGGTCTTGGTCATCGTCAGTTCCACGGCGCTCGTGGCGCGGATACGCACCTATTTCGGTGCTGTTCCGGTGATTGTTACCCCGGTGATCTTCGGCGAAGATCCAGATCCCCACAACCCGAAAAGGGTGACGTATGAGGTGTCTGGTTCGGGAACCTATGCGGATATCAACTACCTCGACCCGGATGCGATACCGCGTGACCTCAACAACATAACGTTGCCGTGGACGATGACTGTCACGGCGACAGCAGCGTCGGTCGCGCCGATATTGGTAGCTCAAAGTGATGGTTCGACGATACGTTGTCGCATTGTTATTGATGGCAAGGTCAAGGATGAACGTACGTCGACCGGTGTAAATGCGCAGACCTTTTGTCTGGTGAAGGCCGGATGA
- a CDS encoding MbtH family protein produces MSDNPFDDEDGMFFVLINDEEQHSLWPTFADVPAGWRVVFGEASRASCVEYVDQHWTDIRPKSLREKLASGQG; encoded by the coding sequence ATGAGCGACAACCCTTTTGATGATGAAGATGGCATGTTCTTCGTCCTCATCAATGACGAGGAACAGCACAGCCTATGGCCAACTTTCGCTGATGTTCCAGCTGGTTGGCGCGTAGTTTTCGGGGAAGCGAGTCGTGCTTCCTGCGTGGAGTACGTGGACCAGCACTGGACGGACATTCGGCCGAAGAGTCTGCGGGAAAAACTTGCTTCTGGTCAAGGATAG
- a CDS encoding RND family transporter codes for MSSVSVDQCGGGVLAPVDGARPLLARMIRRLALPIIAVWIAVIAALNIFVPQLDTVGRVRSVSLSPGDAPGVIAIQRIGAMFHEHHTDSVAMLLLESAEPLDVRAGKYYKELVAKLKADTRHVQYVQDLWSDPLTAPGAESNDGRSVYAQVYLNGTQGEALANESVAAVQGALRDMPGPDGVNAFLTGPAVVLADQQIAGDRSMRLILLVTFAVIVVMLLVIYGSVTTALVVLVMVVLQLAAARGVVALLGYHGLVGLSIFSTNVLVTLVIAAGTDYAIFLVGRYQEARSAGQDRESAFFTMFGGTAHVVLGSGLTIAGATLCLSFTRLPYLQTLGVPLAVGMTVGVLAALTLGPALIAVTSRFGKVLEPRRQLRVRRWRKLGAAIARWPGPILITASVLALGGLLVLPGYRASFDDRNYLPKDVPANIGYAAAERGFGAARMNPDVLLVESNHDLRNSADLLVIDKIAKAIFAVEGISRVQVITRPDGKPIKHTSIPFMIAMQGSFMQLNQHYQQDRMADLLAQADEMQTSIDTMEQMTSTAAEMAETTHRLVTKTKSMVVDVEELRDAVANFEDFFHPIRSYFYWEPHCFDIPVCWSLRSIFDAIDGVDLMTGDLQEILPEMERLDELLPQMVALMPKMTQTVRNMKAMALTMYATQKSMLDQMAAASDKTNAMGEAFDASMNDDSFYLPPEVFDNEDFQRAMKNFISPDGKSVRFIISHQNDPMTPEGMARTQAIKRAATEAIKGTPLEGSKVYLAGTAAVIKDINDGNNYDLLIAAIAALSLIFLIMLNITRSAIAALVIVGSVAASLGASVGLSVLLWQHLIGIELHWLVLSMSVIVLLAVGADYNLLLVSRLKEELHAGINTAIIRTVGATGSVATSAGLVFAFTMISMAVSDLTVIAQIGTTIGMGLLFDTFVVRALMTPSIAVLLGRWFWWPHHVRPRPIPQPWPSPTPSQPTTNLTTSTP; via the coding sequence ATGAGTTCTGTTTCAGTTGACCAGTGTGGTGGGGGCGTATTGGCTCCCGTTGATGGGGCGCGGCCATTGTTGGCGCGGATGATCCGTCGGTTGGCGTTACCGATCATCGCCGTATGGATAGCTGTTATCGCGGCCCTGAATATCTTTGTGCCACAGCTAGATACCGTCGGACGGGTGCGTTCGGTGTCGTTGAGTCCAGGTGACGCCCCCGGCGTCATCGCGATACAGCGAATAGGAGCGATGTTCCATGAGCACCACACCGATAGTGTGGCCATGCTGCTATTGGAAAGCGCTGAGCCGCTCGATGTGCGTGCGGGCAAGTACTACAAAGAACTAGTTGCCAAACTGAAAGCGGATACACGGCACGTCCAGTATGTCCAGGACCTTTGGAGTGATCCATTGACCGCTCCTGGCGCTGAAAGTAACGACGGTCGGTCTGTCTATGCGCAGGTTTACCTCAATGGGACGCAGGGCGAAGCGCTTGCCAACGAATCGGTGGCAGCGGTGCAGGGCGCGCTGCGCGATATGCCGGGGCCGGACGGGGTCAATGCATTTCTGACGGGGCCTGCGGTTGTGCTTGCTGATCAGCAGATCGCGGGTGACCGCAGTATGCGGCTTATCTTGTTGGTCACTTTTGCGGTGATCGTTGTCATGTTGTTGGTGATCTATGGGTCGGTCACGACGGCGTTGGTGGTTTTGGTGATGGTGGTGCTGCAGTTGGCTGCGGCGCGGGGTGTGGTGGCGTTGCTTGGCTATCACGGGCTGGTGGGGCTTTCGATCTTTTCGACGAATGTGTTGGTTACGTTGGTGATTGCTGCGGGTACTGATTATGCGATCTTTCTGGTGGGTCGCTATCAGGAAGCGCGTAGTGCGGGGCAGGATCGTGAGTCGGCATTTTTCACGATGTTTGGTGGGACGGCCCATGTGGTGTTGGGTTCGGGGCTGACGATCGCGGGGGCGACGTTGTGTTTGAGCTTTACCCGGTTGCCGTATTTGCAGACGCTGGGTGTTCCGTTGGCTGTGGGTATGACGGTCGGGGTGTTGGCGGCGTTGACGTTGGGGCCGGCGCTTATTGCGGTGACGAGTCGGTTTGGCAAGGTGTTGGAACCGAGGCGGCAGTTGCGGGTGCGCAGGTGGCGCAAACTGGGTGCGGCTATTGCGCGGTGGCCGGGGCCGATTCTGATTACGGCCAGTGTGTTGGCTTTGGGGGGCTTGTTGGTCTTGCCGGGCTATCGCGCTAGTTTCGATGACCGCAATTATCTGCCGAAGGACGTACCCGCCAACATTGGGTATGCCGCCGCTGAGCGGGGGTTTGGTGCGGCGCGGATGAATCCGGATGTGCTGCTGGTTGAATCCAATCACGATCTGCGGAATTCGGCTGACTTGCTGGTGATCGACAAGATCGCCAAGGCGATTTTTGCGGTTGAGGGGATCTCTCGTGTGCAGGTCATCACCCGTCCGGACGGGAAACCGATCAAGCACACCTCGATCCCGTTCATGATTGCTATGCAGGGTTCTTTTATGCAGCTGAATCAGCATTATCAGCAGGACCGGATGGCTGATCTGTTAGCGCAGGCCGATGAGATGCAGACCAGTATCGACACGATGGAGCAGATGACCAGCACTGCTGCTGAGATGGCAGAGACCACTCACCGACTCGTCACCAAAACAAAATCGATGGTGGTCGATGTGGAAGAGCTGCGTGATGCGGTCGCCAATTTCGAAGACTTTTTCCATCCGATCCGCAGCTATTTTTACTGGGAACCGCATTGTTTCGATATCCCGGTCTGTTGGTCGCTGCGATCGATATTCGATGCCATCGATGGTGTGGATCTCATGACCGGCGACCTGCAGGAGATCCTGCCCGAGATGGAACGCCTTGATGAGTTGCTGCCGCAGATGGTTGCACTCATGCCGAAAATGACCCAGACGGTGCGGAACATGAAAGCCATGGCGTTGACCATGTACGCCACCCAGAAAAGCATGCTGGACCAGATGGCGGCCGCATCGGACAAAACCAACGCCATGGGCGAGGCGTTCGACGCCTCGATGAACGACGACTCGTTCTACCTTCCCCCAGAAGTCTTCGACAACGAAGACTTCCAGCGCGCGATGAAGAACTTCATCTCCCCGGATGGCAAGTCGGTGCGCTTCATCATTTCCCACCAGAACGATCCGATGACGCCTGAAGGGATGGCCCGTACTCAAGCGATCAAACGAGCGGCCACCGAAGCCATCAAAGGCACACCTCTAGAAGGTTCCAAGGTCTACCTCGCCGGCACCGCCGCCGTCATCAAAGACATCAACGATGGCAACAACTACGACCTGCTGATCGCCGCCATCGCGGCACTGAGTCTGATCTTCCTCATCATGCTCAACATCACCCGCAGCGCGATCGCGGCCCTGGTGATCGTGGGCAGCGTGGCGGCATCACTGGGCGCTTCAGTGGGGTTATCGGTGCTGCTATGGCAACACCTGATCGGCATCGAACTGCACTGGCTGGTCCTGTCGATGTCAGTCATCGTCCTGCTCGCCGTCGGCGCCGACTACAACCTGCTGCTGGTCTCACGCCTCAAAGAAGAACTCCACGCCGGGATCAACACCGCGATCATTCGCACCGTAGGAGCCACCGGATCGGTGGCCACCTCGGCAGGACTCGTGTTCGCCTTCACCATGATCTCCATGGCAGTCAGCGACCTGACCGTCATCGCCCAGATCGGCACCACCATCGGCATGGGACTGCTGTTCGACACGTTCGTGGTCCGCGCATTGATGACCCCCTCCATCGCCGTCCTGCTGGGCCGCTGGTTCTGGTGGCCCCACCACGTCCGACCCCGACCCATCCCACAACCATGGCCATCACCCACACCATCACAACCCACCACCAACCTGACCACCAGCACACCCTGA
- a CDS encoding ABC transporter permease, with the protein MIVFRDVSTSHRQTVRRPEAHSSSVAWQVWVMLKRNLIRVRRRPETLMQLLLQPIAFMLFFTFIVGRSISENAAPHYREYLLPGIQAQAIVATIILVGAAISADVENDVFIRFRSLPISNSAPLIARGLVSLLYAAIVYILIGISGMLIGWRMHGSLADAVLAFVLVLVFGVGFMWLGMVVGLMVRTVEVVGAAVFLITLPIISISNCFVPTQPMPHALRVIAEWNPLSSLALALRKLTIDEPMAPPSAQLPLHHPALSTLIYSIVLTALLAPIAIRAYIRRTSL; encoded by the coding sequence ATGATCGTTTTCCGGGATGTATCCACAAGTCATCGTCAAACTGTGCGTCGGCCCGAGGCGCATAGTTCTAGCGTTGCGTGGCAGGTATGGGTAATGCTCAAGCGTAACCTGATTAGAGTCAGGCGAAGGCCAGAGACGCTCATGCAGTTGCTATTGCAGCCCATTGCGTTCATGTTGTTCTTCACATTTATTGTTGGACGATCGATCAGCGAAAACGCGGCACCGCACTACCGTGAATACCTGTTGCCGGGTATCCAGGCGCAGGCGATAGTAGCGACAATAATACTTGTGGGGGCGGCGATCTCTGCGGATGTCGAAAATGACGTCTTTATCAGATTCCGTTCGCTTCCAATATCTAATTCCGCGCCGTTGATCGCGCGCGGCCTGGTCTCGCTGCTCTACGCGGCGATCGTATACATTCTGATCGGTATTAGTGGCATGCTCATTGGGTGGCGGATGCACGGCAGCCTAGCCGATGCTGTGCTGGCTTTCGTGCTGGTATTAGTTTTCGGTGTCGGGTTTATGTGGCTGGGCATGGTGGTTGGCTTGATGGTCAGGACTGTGGAGGTGGTTGGTGCTGCGGTGTTCTTGATAACGCTGCCAATTATTTCCATATCGAACTGCTTTGTGCCGACACAGCCTATGCCGCACGCGCTGCGCGTGATTGCCGAATGGAATCCGCTCTCATCCTTGGCGCTGGCATTGCGCAAGCTCACCATCGATGAGCCAATGGCGCCACCAAGCGCGCAATTGCCACTGCATCATCCGGCATTGTCCACGCTGATCTATTCGATAGTTCTGACCGCGCTATTGGCTCCTATCGCCATTCGCGCCTATATCCGCCGCACTTCCCTTTAG